The Populus nigra chromosome 19, ddPopNigr1.1, whole genome shotgun sequence genome includes a window with the following:
- the LOC133679351 gene encoding gallate 1-beta-glucosyltransferase 84A24-like, which yields MVSESLGHLFLVSFPAQGHVNPLLRLGKILASKGFLVTFSSTEITGKQMRKASDIIDKLTPFGDGFIRFEFFEDGWEEDQDRHQDLDQYLLQLELVGKQVIPQMIKKNAEQGRPVSCLINNPFIPWVTDVATSLGLPSAMLWIQSCACFASYYHYYHGTVPFPDEEHPEIDVQLPCNMPLLKHDEVPSFLYPTTPYPFLRRAILGQYKNLDKPFCILMETFEELEPELIKHMSEIFPIKAVGPLFRNPKASKTTVHGDLLKADDCIEWLDTKPPSSVVYVSFGSVVQLKQDQWNEIAHGLLNSVVSFLIVMKPAQKDAGHDLLVLPDGFLEKAGDRGKVVQWSPQEKVLTHPSVACFVTHCGWNSSMEALTSGMPVVAFPQWGDQVTNAKYLVDILKVGVRMCRGEAENKLITRDEIEKCLLEATVGPKAVEMKQNAMKWKEAAAAAVAEGGSSDWNIRSFTDDIVKAKESEIARKCIGSNESLVSVVVKSNEKVAELVGSSA from the coding sequence ATGGTTTCCGAGTCTCTTGGCCATCTCTTCCTTGTTTCTTTCCCAGCCCAAGGCCATGTAAATCCTTTACTTAGACTTGGAAAAATTCTTGCCTCCAAAGGCTTCCTTGTCACCTTCTCCAGTACTGAAATCACTGGCAAACAGATGAGAAAAGCCAGTGACATCATAGATAAGCTGACCCCGTTTGGTGATGGCTTTATCCGGTTTGAATTCTTTGAAGATGGATGGGAAGAGGACCAGGATAGGCACCAAGACCTTGATCAATACTTACTTCAACTTGAGCTTGTTGGTAAACAAGTAATTCCTCAAATGATCAAGAAAAATGCAGAGCAAGGGCGGCCTGTTTCTTGCCTCATAAACAACCCTTTCATTCCTTGGGTTACAGATGTGGCCACAAGTCTAGGTCTCCCTTCTGCAATGCTTTGGATTCAATCCTGCGCTTGTTTTGCCTCATATTACCATTACTATCACGGTACTGTACCTTTCCCTGATGAGGAGCACCCCGAGATAGATGTCCAATTACCATGCAATATGCCTCTCCTAAAACATGATGAAGTGCCTAGTTTCTTATATCCTACAACTCCTTATCCTTTCTTGAGGAGGGCTATTTTAGGTCAGTACAAAAATCTTGACAAGCCATTTTGCATCCTGATGGAAACATTCGAAGAGCTTGAACCAGAGCTTATCAAGCACATGTCCGAAATCTTCCCCATCAAGGCCGTTGGGCCGCTATTCAGAAATCCTAAGGCATCAAAGACAACGGTCCATGGAGACTTGCTGAAGGCAGATGATTGCATCGAATGGCTTGACACAAAGCCACCTTCATCAGTTGTTTATGTGTCTTTCGGTAGTGTCGTACAATTGAAGCAAGACCAATGGAACGAGATCGCTCATGGGTTATTGAATTCGGTCGTCTCCTTCTTGATAGTTATGAAACCAGCCCAGAAAGATGCTGGACATGACCTCCTTGTTCTGCCAGATGGGTTCTTGGAGAAAGCAGGAGACAGGGGCAAGGTGGTGCAATGGAGTCCTCAAGAGAAGGTTTTAACTCACCCATCAGTTGCGTGCTTTGTAACACATTGTGGGTGGAACTCTTCTATGGAAGCACTCACATCAGGCATGCCAGTGGTGGCTTTCCCTCAATGGGGTGATCAAGTAACTAATGCAAAATATTTGGTCGACATCCTTAAGGTTGGTGTGAGAATGTGCCGCGGAGAAGCAGAGAACAAACTGATTACTCGTGATGAGATAGAGAAATGCTTGTTGGAGGCCACAGTGGGACCTAAGGCAGTGGAAATGAAGCAGAATGCAATGAAATGGAAGGAGGCAGCCGCGGCAGCAGTGGCTGAGGGTGGTTCCTCCGACTGGAATATACGATCTTTTACTGACGATATTGTAAAAGCGAAGGAGTCTGAGATTGCTAGAAAGTGTATTGGTTCTAATGAGTCTCTAGTGTCGGTAGTGGTGAAGTCCAACGAGAAAGTGGCTGAACTGGTGGGGTCATCGGCATGA